A window of the Strix uralensis isolate ZFMK-TIS-50842 unplaced genomic scaffold, bStrUra1 scaffold_488, whole genome shotgun sequence genome harbors these coding sequences:
- the DDR1 gene encoding epithelial discoidin domain-containing receptor 1 isoform X1 (The sequence of the model RefSeq protein was modified relative to this genomic sequence to represent the inferred CDS: added 138 bases not found in genome assembly) — MGVLPLPLPLLLLAAGTQATGLQLDGHLDLGRCRFALGMEDGSIPDSRLSASSAWSDSTAARHGRLGRSDGDGAWCPAGPVFPEEEEFLEVDLGGLHVVTLVGTQGRHAGGHGREFARAYRLRYSRDRHRWLRWRDRWGTEVIGGNEDPEGVVLKDLAPPPVARALRVYPWAPRAMSVCLRLELYGCPWDAGLLSYTAPRGQVMTLDPAPVVLNDSTYDGYSVGPLQFGGLGQLADGVLGLDDFMRSRERRLWPGYDYVGWRRPPGPQPHVELEFEFEGLRAFRAMQVHCNNMHTRGVSIFGEVECRFKKSLATAWELTLATHSLAGAVKDPSARSITVPLGGRHARFIQCHFFFAGEWMLFSEVTFLSEAVEEAVGASGWPPAAPPDPSAGVMAVPEAPWHGDMATNLTTPAPGEPKPGQPVAKDDHSHTSILIGCLVAIILLLLGVIFLILWRQYWKKILGKAQRRPSEDELRVQLSVPGDTIVINNATGATRGPPRYERIPPGQGEYQEPTRVRPSLPPAPPGAAPLANPAYRLLLATYAQPMGGLARAPPDGAKPINTDGAAEPEGGAGAYAEADVTGGSAYAVAGPAPGPAPSPALPAFPRRRLRFREKLGEGQFGEVLLCEVEDPQALPPLSRPPDLPQGRPLLVAVKVLRPDATKNARRDFLQEARTLGRLRDPNIVRLLGVCAGAGPLCIITEYMEHGDLHQFLGGPRGPALSLATLLHVGAQIASGMRFLAGLNFVHRDLATRNCLVGEGFTVKVADFGMSRHLYAADYYRVRGRALLPIRWMAWECILMGTFTPASDAWAFGVTLWEVLTRCREQPYGRLSDEQVIANAGHHFRAQGRQEYLPCPPGCPAALHGVMLRCWARDAADRPSFGLLHRLLRHHTALA; from the exons ATGGGggtcctccccctgcccctccccctcctgctgctggccgCGGGGACCCAGGCGACCGGGCTGCAGCTCGATGGGCACCTCGACCTGG gcAGGTGTCGCTTCGCCCTGGGCATGGAGGACGGTTCCATCCCCGACAGCCGCCTCTCGGCCTCCAGCGCCTGGTCCGACTCCACCGCCGCCCGCCATGGCCG gctGGGTCGCAGCGATGGGGACGGCGCCTGGTGTCCCGCGGGTCCCGTCTTcccggaggaggaggagttcCTGGAGGTGGACCTGGGTGGGCTGCATGTGGTGACActggtggggacacagggacgtCACGCCGGTGGCCACGGCAGGGAGTTTGCCCGCGCTTATCGCCTGCGCTACAGCCGGGACCGGCACCGCTGGCTGCGCTGGCGGGACCGCTGGGGCACCGAG GTGATCGGGGGGAACGAGGACCCCGAGGGGGTGGTGCTGAAGGACCTGGCGCCCCCTCCCGTGGCGCGGGCGCTGCGGGTCTACCCCTGGGCCCCCCGCGCCATGAGCGTGTGCCTGCGCCTGGAGCTCTACGGCTGCCCCTGGGATG ccggGCTCCTGTCCTACACGGCGCCACGGGGACAGGTCATGACCCTTGACCCGGCGCCTGTTGTCCTCAACGACTCCACCTATGATGGCTACAGCGTTGGCCC GCTGCAGTTTGGGGGGCTGGGCCAGCTGGCGGACGGGGTGCTGGGATTGGACGACTTCATGCGGAGCCGCGAGCGACGTCTTTGGCCGGGCTACGACTACGTGGGATGGCGCCGACCCCCCGGTCCCCAACCCCATGTGGAGCTGGAGTTCGAGTTCGAGGGGCTCCGGGCCTTCCGCGCCATGCAG GTTCACTGCAACAACATGCACACGCGGGGGGTGAGCATCTTCGGGGAGGTGGAGTGTCGCTTCAAGAAGAGCCTGGCCACGGCCTGGGAGCTCACCCTGGCCACCCACAGCCTGGCCGGGGCCGTCAAGGACCCCAGCGCCCGCTCGATCACTGTGCCCTTGGGGGGGCGCCACGCCCGTTTCATCCAGTGTCACTTCTTTTTTGCCGGGGAGTGGATGCTCTTCAGTGAGGTCACCTTCCTCTCGG AGGCGGTGGAGGAGGCGGTGGGGGCCAGTGGGTGGCCCCCAGCCGCCCCCCCTGACCCCTCGGCAGGGGTCATGGCCGTCCCCGAGGCCCCCTGGCACGGCGACATGGCTACCAACCTCACTACCCCGG CCCCCGGCGAGCCCAAGCCAGGGCAACCAGTTGCCAAAGACGACCACAGCCACACGTCCATCCTGATTGGCTGCCTGGTGGCCATCATCTTGCTCCTATTGGGTGTCATCTTCCTCATTCTCTGGCGGCAGTACTGGAAGAAGATACTGGGGAAG GCCCAGCGCCGGCCCTCGGAGGACGAGCTGCGGGTGCAGCTCTCGGTGCCAGGTGACACCATCGTCATCAACAACGCGACGGGGGCGACGCGGGGCCCCCCCCGCTACGAGCGCATCCCCCCGGGCCAGGGCGAGTACCAGGAGCCGACGCGGGTGCGGCCGTCActgcccccggccccccccggaGCTG cacctctTGCCAACCCGGCCTATCGGCTCCTGCTGGCCACCTACGCCCAGCCAATGGGAGGGCTCGCTCGGGCGCCGCCTGATGGGGCTAAGCCAATCAACACAGACG gAGCGGCAGAGCccgaggggggggcgggggcctaCGCCGAAGCTGACGTCACCGGAGGCTCCGCCTATGCCGtggctggccccgcccccggccccgcccccagccccgccctcCCGGCCTTCCCCCGCCGGCGCCTCCGCTTCCGCGAGAAGCTGGGGGAGGGGCAGTTTGGAGAG GTGCTGCTGTGCGAGGTGGAGgacccccaggccctgccccCCTTGTCCCGCCCCCCCGACCTGCCGCAAGGCCGCCCCCTGCTGGTGGCCGTCAAGGTTCTCCGCCCGGACGCCACCAAAAACGCCAG GCGGGATTTCCTGCAGGAGGCCCGGACCTTGGGGCGCCTGCGGGACCCCAACATCGTGCGGCTGCTGGGGGTGTGCGCGGGGGCCGGCCCCCTCTGCATCATCACCGAGTACATGGAGCACGGCGACCTCCACCAGTTCCTGGGGGGGCCCCGCGGACCCGCCCTCAG CCTGGCCACCCTGCTGCACGTGGGGGCTCAGATCGCCTCGGGGATGCGGTTCCTGGCCGGTTTGAACTTCGTCCACCGGGACCTGGCGACCCGCAACTGCCTGGTGGGGGAGGGCTTCACGGTCAAGGTCGCGGATTTCGGCATGAGCCGCCACCTCTACGCCGCCGACTATTACCGGGTGCGGGGCCGGGCCCTGCTGCCCATCCGCTGGATGGCCTGGGAGTGCATCCTCatg ggGACCTTCACCCCGGCCAGCGACGCCTGGGCCTTCGGGGTGACGCTGTGGGAGGTGCTGACGCGGTGCCGCGAGCAGCCCTACGGGCGCCTCAGCGACGAGCAGGTCATCGCCAACGCCGGGCACCACTTCCGCGCCCAGGGCCGCCag
- the DDR1 gene encoding epithelial discoidin domain-containing receptor 1 isoform X3 (The sequence of the model RefSeq protein was modified relative to this genomic sequence to represent the inferred CDS: added 138 bases not found in genome assembly) encodes MGVLPLPLPLLLLAAGTQATGLQLDGHLDLGRCRFALGMEDGSIPDSRLSASSAWSDSTAARHGRLGRSDGDGAWCPAGPVFPEEEEFLEVDLGGLHVVTLVGTQGRHAGGHGREFARAYRLRYSRDRHRWLRWRDRWGTEVIGGNEDPEGVVLKDLAPPPVARALRVYPWAPRAMSVCLRLELYGCPWDAGLLSYTAPRGQVMTLDPAPVVLNDSTYDGYSVGPLQFGGLGQLADGVLGLDDFMRSRERRLWPGYDYVGWRRPPGPQPHVELEFEFEGLRAFRAMQVHCNNMHTRGVSIFGEVECRFKKSLATAWELTLATHSLAGAVKDPSARSITVPLGGRHARFIQCHFFFAGEWMLFSEVTFLSEAVEEAVGASGWPPAAPPDPSAGVMAVPEAPWHGDMATNLTTPAPGEPKPGQPVAKDDHSHTSILIGCLVAIILLLLGVIFLILWRQYWKKILGKAQRRPSEDELRVQLSVPGDTIVINNATGATRGPPRYERIPPGQGEYQEPTRVRPSLPPAPPGAAAPLANPAYRLLLATYAQPMGGLARAPPDGAKPINTDGAAEPEGGAGAYAEADVTGGSAYAVAGPAPGPAPSPALPAFPRRRLRFREKLGEGQFGEVLLCEVEDPQALPPLSRPPDLPQGRPLLVAVKVLRPDATKNARRDFLQEARTLGRLRDPNIVRLLGVCAGAGPLCIITEYMEHGDLHQFLGGPRGPALSLATLLHVGAQIASGMRFLAGLNFVHRDLATRNCLVGEGFTVKVADFGMSRHLYAADYYRVRGRALLPIRWMAWECILMGTFTPASDAWAFGVTLWEVLTRCREQPYGRLSDEQVIANAGHHFRAQGRQEYLPCPPGCPAALHGVMLRCWARDAADRPSFGLLHRLLRHHTALA; translated from the exons ATGGGggtcctccccctgcccctccccctcctgctgctggccgCGGGGACCCAGGCGACCGGGCTGCAGCTCGATGGGCACCTCGACCTGG gcAGGTGTCGCTTCGCCCTGGGCATGGAGGACGGTTCCATCCCCGACAGCCGCCTCTCGGCCTCCAGCGCCTGGTCCGACTCCACCGCCGCCCGCCATGGCCG gctGGGTCGCAGCGATGGGGACGGCGCCTGGTGTCCCGCGGGTCCCGTCTTcccggaggaggaggagttcCTGGAGGTGGACCTGGGTGGGCTGCATGTGGTGACActggtggggacacagggacgtCACGCCGGTGGCCACGGCAGGGAGTTTGCCCGCGCTTATCGCCTGCGCTACAGCCGGGACCGGCACCGCTGGCTGCGCTGGCGGGACCGCTGGGGCACCGAG GTGATCGGGGGGAACGAGGACCCCGAGGGGGTGGTGCTGAAGGACCTGGCGCCCCCTCCCGTGGCGCGGGCGCTGCGGGTCTACCCCTGGGCCCCCCGCGCCATGAGCGTGTGCCTGCGCCTGGAGCTCTACGGCTGCCCCTGGGATG ccggGCTCCTGTCCTACACGGCGCCACGGGGACAGGTCATGACCCTTGACCCGGCGCCTGTTGTCCTCAACGACTCCACCTATGATGGCTACAGCGTTGGCCC GCTGCAGTTTGGGGGGCTGGGCCAGCTGGCGGACGGGGTGCTGGGATTGGACGACTTCATGCGGAGCCGCGAGCGACGTCTTTGGCCGGGCTACGACTACGTGGGATGGCGCCGACCCCCCGGTCCCCAACCCCATGTGGAGCTGGAGTTCGAGTTCGAGGGGCTCCGGGCCTTCCGCGCCATGCAG GTTCACTGCAACAACATGCACACGCGGGGGGTGAGCATCTTCGGGGAGGTGGAGTGTCGCTTCAAGAAGAGCCTGGCCACGGCCTGGGAGCTCACCCTGGCCACCCACAGCCTGGCCGGGGCCGTCAAGGACCCCAGCGCCCGCTCGATCACTGTGCCCTTGGGGGGGCGCCACGCCCGTTTCATCCAGTGTCACTTCTTTTTTGCCGGGGAGTGGATGCTCTTCAGTGAGGTCACCTTCCTCTCGG AGGCGGTGGAGGAGGCGGTGGGGGCCAGTGGGTGGCCCCCAGCCGCCCCCCCTGACCCCTCGGCAGGGGTCATGGCCGTCCCCGAGGCCCCCTGGCACGGCGACATGGCTACCAACCTCACTACCCCGG CCCCCGGCGAGCCCAAGCCAGGGCAACCAGTTGCCAAAGACGACCACAGCCACACGTCCATCCTGATTGGCTGCCTGGTGGCCATCATCTTGCTCCTATTGGGTGTCATCTTCCTCATTCTCTGGCGGCAGTACTGGAAGAAGATACTGGGGAAG GCCCAGCGCCGGCCCTCGGAGGACGAGCTGCGGGTGCAGCTCTCGGTGCCAGGTGACACCATCGTCATCAACAACGCGACGGGGGCGACGCGGGGCCCCCCCCGCTACGAGCGCATCCCCCCGGGCCAGGGCGAGTACCAGGAGCCGACGCGGGTGCGGCCGTCActgcccccggccccccccggaGCTG cagcacctctTGCCAACCCGGCCTATCGGCTCCTGCTGGCCACCTACGCCCAGCCAATGGGAGGGCTCGCTCGGGCGCCGCCTGATGGGGCTAAGCCAATCAACACAGACG gAGCGGCAGAGCccgaggggggggcgggggcctaCGCCGAAGCTGACGTCACCGGAGGCTCCGCCTATGCCGtggctggccccgcccccggccccgcccccagccccgccctcCCGGCCTTCCCCCGCCGGCGCCTCCGCTTCCGCGAGAAGCTGGGGGAGGGGCAGTTTGGAGAG GTGCTGCTGTGCGAGGTGGAGgacccccaggccctgccccCCTTGTCCCGCCCCCCCGACCTGCCGCAAGGCCGCCCCCTGCTGGTGGCCGTCAAGGTTCTCCGCCCGGACGCCACCAAAAACGCCAG GCGGGATTTCCTGCAGGAGGCCCGGACCTTGGGGCGCCTGCGGGACCCCAACATCGTGCGGCTGCTGGGGGTGTGCGCGGGGGCCGGCCCCCTCTGCATCATCACCGAGTACATGGAGCACGGCGACCTCCACCAGTTCCTGGGGGGGCCCCGCGGACCCGCCCTCAG CCTGGCCACCCTGCTGCACGTGGGGGCTCAGATCGCCTCGGGGATGCGGTTCCTGGCCGGTTTGAACTTCGTCCACCGGGACCTGGCGACCCGCAACTGCCTGGTGGGGGAGGGCTTCACGGTCAAGGTCGCGGATTTCGGCATGAGCCGCCACCTCTACGCCGCCGACTATTACCGGGTGCGGGGCCGGGCCCTGCTGCCCATCCGCTGGATGGCCTGGGAGTGCATCCTCatg ggGACCTTCACCCCGGCCAGCGACGCCTGGGCCTTCGGGGTGACGCTGTGGGAGGTGCTGACGCGGTGCCGCGAGCAGCCCTACGGGCGCCTCAGCGACGAGCAGGTCATCGCCAACGCCGGGCACCACTTCCGCGCCCAGGGCCGCCag
- the DDR1 gene encoding epithelial discoidin domain-containing receptor 1 isoform X2 (The sequence of the model RefSeq protein was modified relative to this genomic sequence to represent the inferred CDS: added 138 bases not found in genome assembly), with protein MGTSTWVSLRPGHGGRFHPRQPPLGLQRLVRLHRRPPWPVIGGNEDPEGVVLKDLAPPPVARALRVYPWAPRAMSVCLRLELYGCPWDAGLLSYTAPRGQVMTLDPAPVVLNDSTYDGYSVGPLQFGGLGQLADGVLGLDDFMRSRERRLWPGYDYVGWRRPPGPQPHVELEFEFEGLRAFRAMQVHCNNMHTRGVSIFGEVECRFKKSLATAWELTLATHSLAGAVKDPSARSITVPLGGRHARFIQCHFFFAGEWMLFSEVTFLSEAVEEAVGASGWPPAAPPDPSAGVMAVPEAPWHGDMATNLTTPAPGEPKPGQPVAKDDHSHTSILIGCLVAIILLLLGVIFLILWRQYWKKILGKAQRRPSEDELRVQLSVPGDTIVINNATGATRGPPRYERIPPGQGEYQEPTRVRPSLPPAPPGAAAPLANPAYRLLLATYAQPMGGLARAPPDGAKPINTDGAAEPEGGAGAYAEADVTGGSAYAVAGPAPGPAPSPALPAFPRRRLRFREKLGEGQFGEVLLCEVEDPQALPPLSRPPDLPQGRPLLVAVKVLRPDATKNARRDFLQEARTLGRLRDPNIVRLLGVCAGAGPLCIITEYMEHGDLHQFLGGPRGPALSLATLLHVGAQIASGMRFLAGLNFVHRDLATRNCLVGEGFTVKVADFGMSRHLYAADYYRVRGRALLPIRWMAWECILMGTFTPASDAWAFGVTLWEVLTRCREQPYGRLSDEQVIANAGHHFRAQGRQEYLPCPPGCPAALHGVMLRCWARDAADRPSFGLLHRLLRHHTALA; from the exons ATGGGCACCTCGACCTGG GTGTCGCTTCGCCCTGGGCATGGAGGACGGTTCCATCCCCGACAGCCGCCTCTCGGCCTCCAGCGCCTGGTCCGACTCCACCGCCGCCCGCCATGGCCG GTGATCGGGGGGAACGAGGACCCCGAGGGGGTGGTGCTGAAGGACCTGGCGCCCCCTCCCGTGGCGCGGGCGCTGCGGGTCTACCCCTGGGCCCCCCGCGCCATGAGCGTGTGCCTGCGCCTGGAGCTCTACGGCTGCCCCTGGGATG ccggGCTCCTGTCCTACACGGCGCCACGGGGACAGGTCATGACCCTTGACCCGGCGCCTGTTGTCCTCAACGACTCCACCTATGATGGCTACAGCGTTGGCCC GCTGCAGTTTGGGGGGCTGGGCCAGCTGGCGGACGGGGTGCTGGGATTGGACGACTTCATGCGGAGCCGCGAGCGACGTCTTTGGCCGGGCTACGACTACGTGGGATGGCGCCGACCCCCCGGTCCCCAACCCCATGTGGAGCTGGAGTTCGAGTTCGAGGGGCTCCGGGCCTTCCGCGCCATGCAG GTTCACTGCAACAACATGCACACGCGGGGGGTGAGCATCTTCGGGGAGGTGGAGTGTCGCTTCAAGAAGAGCCTGGCCACGGCCTGGGAGCTCACCCTGGCCACCCACAGCCTGGCCGGGGCCGTCAAGGACCCCAGCGCCCGCTCGATCACTGTGCCCTTGGGGGGGCGCCACGCCCGTTTCATCCAGTGTCACTTCTTTTTTGCCGGGGAGTGGATGCTCTTCAGTGAGGTCACCTTCCTCTCGG AGGCGGTGGAGGAGGCGGTGGGGGCCAGTGGGTGGCCCCCAGCCGCCCCCCCTGACCCCTCGGCAGGGGTCATGGCCGTCCCCGAGGCCCCCTGGCACGGCGACATGGCTACCAACCTCACTACCCCGG CCCCCGGCGAGCCCAAGCCAGGGCAACCAGTTGCCAAAGACGACCACAGCCACACGTCCATCCTGATTGGCTGCCTGGTGGCCATCATCTTGCTCCTATTGGGTGTCATCTTCCTCATTCTCTGGCGGCAGTACTGGAAGAAGATACTGGGGAAG GCCCAGCGCCGGCCCTCGGAGGACGAGCTGCGGGTGCAGCTCTCGGTGCCAGGTGACACCATCGTCATCAACAACGCGACGGGGGCGACGCGGGGCCCCCCCCGCTACGAGCGCATCCCCCCGGGCCAGGGCGAGTACCAGGAGCCGACGCGGGTGCGGCCGTCActgcccccggccccccccggaGCTG cagcacctctTGCCAACCCGGCCTATCGGCTCCTGCTGGCCACCTACGCCCAGCCAATGGGAGGGCTCGCTCGGGCGCCGCCTGATGGGGCTAAGCCAATCAACACAGACG gAGCGGCAGAGCccgaggggggggcgggggcctaCGCCGAAGCTGACGTCACCGGAGGCTCCGCCTATGCCGtggctggccccgcccccggccccgcccccagccccgccctcCCGGCCTTCCCCCGCCGGCGCCTCCGCTTCCGCGAGAAGCTGGGGGAGGGGCAGTTTGGAGAG GTGCTGCTGTGCGAGGTGGAGgacccccaggccctgccccCCTTGTCCCGCCCCCCCGACCTGCCGCAAGGCCGCCCCCTGCTGGTGGCCGTCAAGGTTCTCCGCCCGGACGCCACCAAAAACGCCAG GCGGGATTTCCTGCAGGAGGCCCGGACCTTGGGGCGCCTGCGGGACCCCAACATCGTGCGGCTGCTGGGGGTGTGCGCGGGGGCCGGCCCCCTCTGCATCATCACCGAGTACATGGAGCACGGCGACCTCCACCAGTTCCTGGGGGGGCCCCGCGGACCCGCCCTCAG CCTGGCCACCCTGCTGCACGTGGGGGCTCAGATCGCCTCGGGGATGCGGTTCCTGGCCGGTTTGAACTTCGTCCACCGGGACCTGGCGACCCGCAACTGCCTGGTGGGGGAGGGCTTCACGGTCAAGGTCGCGGATTTCGGCATGAGCCGCCACCTCTACGCCGCCGACTATTACCGGGTGCGGGGCCGGGCCCTGCTGCCCATCCGCTGGATGGCCTGGGAGTGCATCCTCatg ggGACCTTCACCCCGGCCAGCGACGCCTGGGCCTTCGGGGTGACGCTGTGGGAGGTGCTGACGCGGTGCCGCGAGCAGCCCTACGGGCGCCTCAGCGACGAGCAGGTCATCGCCAACGCCGGGCACCACTTCCGCGCCCAGGGCCGCCag